One window from the genome of Plasmodium relictum strain SGS1 genome assembly, chromosome: 12 encodes:
- the MyoC gene encoding myosin C, putative, translating to MESLNKCVIGTKIFIKDKNKVWASAEIIKEEDANIVVKTEDDEIIKLKDNDEFYLRNLDIFDSSGLSAPSDLTQLTHLHEASILHSLNLRFDIDEIYTFTGPILIAVNPFKTIKNLYCDNILAKHVQPIKSKSPHIFATSNSAYLGMCNNNKSQTILISGESGAGKTESTKYVMKFLACAGSDIKKRSLIESQVLESNPLLEAFGNARTLRNDNSSRFGKYIELQFSLDNRNYIKGKLCGAKILTYLLEKVRVCDQQEGERNYHIFYQMCKAAQFAKENKEKENFYFFPSTTKFKNMNNVKPMELNLTNFKSHIHFRYLTKSSVYELNEIDELEQFESTIYAMQTIGISEEEQYQIFKVLEGILYIGNILFNNDENKEEAKILEVSDDDLKKAAFFLDVNEEKLRDSLCYKTIIANDEHYKKPINSNIANDIRDALARAIYGCLFLKVVERTNESIGFIKDINLFCGVLDIFGFESFPVNSFEQLCINYTNECLQQFFNNFIFKCEEKLYIEEGIKWNPLDFPDNKDCVDILESKPFGIFSMLDEECHIPSGKDKTFCSKITTKHTNNKRFKVVKTDSSSFIIIHFAGEVMYNSAGFLEKNKDQLSTDAQNILLQSKNHYVATLFEKYLRRNVDRRKFITVSSEFREQLNSLMKRIRETEPHFIRCIKPNSQNLPDVFDRISVNEQLKYGGVLQAIKVSRAGYPVRLSHADCVNDYKILLNKEDKKEFEKYNDKSWPQKASFVLNKLYHSQVMQEYVNNLKTLKEKKDEENSFYGKYTKKNNSKIEQTNEKNKDQISKEINHIDIDNSNIRNNDIYKKQNNETELIWSVGKNLCFFKSDAFNILSTLRSDFRCAQAIIIQKNYKCFAQKKLYNLMKVKIVILQKWFRYLLVRVRNEKMKMEKAKELICFSIYGYIVRKKYLHTRKCAVLIQSHIRRYLTLKFYKEYKENYYASKIQASWKSYKERLFYQNLKVATRKIQLKWKSALARRQLRRLKEEAKEVGSLLSKNQVLMKELKKERNDKIEIENKLLKASAKIDKLTKKIQNLEKINKSNEKIIKDLLDKISILSNKELNDSSKTVSKNEYERSKTSEKGIIAREEHYNSIETISANNSSISKEEKLKLLNKIKKLELENKEYIKQNTSLNDRYNKLLNLLSHFKDKNNTMSGRFYYNSYINKFNKTYTSLYNNTFSDSKIDNNHSENKNVYRRNDSLVDILICGPKKVGKTSLLEDLFVRLGDEINLNLLRKNKKNQSEESNSMNYNTYLINHKSIKIKIVDCGYSSNRNVEESLFNYIKNSICIIIVFDSTNKDSINPALHLLQEASLINVKKTTKLYLLENIFNEKINLNVNTNDVSYALRIAKTCNAYYVKTLDIYDIVNDYANEITLHSNYFLDNFNKEKNLKEDTYNSMNKSNSLVDDSVRLSDAFSSIDKHNDIKNKKDDLTLHKNSMYSVVNTLKAFCGIQNKKNQNVQLLRESLPLNNYVYNNKKYNTELGKGLQPVYEITLKGNVPITYLVIGQDSINKNYTLLAVGCKDGIIYIYKCFRTKLEMNNDYFYQNDDNYNFPKNDNMSDQLNNDSANDDNSLSSKLLSKLSGHKKAITCIVFSFSEDKIISSSIDRTIKIWEVSTGFLLKVFSDSSATLSVLLFPTNLDIFLCSNCTSLLRIVNLNSGQVYQKIKVESEIRALEMDDTCLNIFAGSKNGTIYVLEVIYNERVEIKFRFLFSLSPITCIKFVPRRSVKASPCIIVNSCDNHIGIIECIYGNKGILTTLSVKHRIRINHALLPIRNCYSKYGGGWLMSGSEDGNIYICSLLPQSNYKLIFLKHHKAPVMAVVVNDIDTLMISGDSKGNIVFWRRSFV from the exons ATGGAATCTTTAAATAAATGCGTCATAGGgacaaaaatatttattaaagataaaaataaa gTATGGGCTAGTgctgaaataataaaagaagagGATGCAAATATAGTTGTTAAAACAGAAGATgatgaaataattaaattaaaggATAATGATGAATTTTATCTAAGGAATTTag aTATATTTGACTCAAGTGGGCTATCAGCACCGTCTGATTTAACTCAATTGACTCATTTACATGAAGCATCGATTTTACATAGCTTAAATCTCAGATTTGATATCGACGAAATTTATACTTTTACTGGTCCAATATTGATTGCTGTAAATCCttttaaaacaataaaaaatttatattgtgATAACATTCTAGCTAAACATGTGCAACCAATAAAATCAAAAAGCCCTCATATTTTTGCTACCTCTAATAGCGCTTATTTAGGAATGtgcaataataataaatcacAAACAATTTTAATAAGTGGAGAATCTGGTGCTGGGAAAACAGAGTCTACTAAATATGTAATGAAATTTTTAGCCTGCGCAGGTtcagatattaaaaaaagatcaTTAATTGAAAGCCAGGTTTTAGAAAGTAATCCTTTATTAGAAGCTTTTGGTAACGCTAGAACATTAAGGAACGATAATTCTAGTCGCTTTGGTAAGTATATAGAATTACAATTTTCATTAGATAatagaaattatataaaaggaaaattatGTGGAGCAAAAATTCTAACTTATTTGTTGGAAAAAGTTCGAGTATGTGATCAACAAGAAGGAGAAAGAAATTACCACATTTTTTATCAAATGTGCAAAGCAGCACAGTTTgctaaagaaaataaagaaaaagaaaatttttatttttttccttcaacaactaaatttaaaaatatgaataatgtAAAACCAATGGAATTGAATCTCACTAACTTTAAAAGTCATATCCACTTTCGTTATTTAACAAAATCTAGTGTTTATGAACTAAATGAAATTGATGAATTGGAACAGTTTGAGTCTACTATTTATGCTATGCAGACAATTGGGATAAGTGAAGAAGAACAATATCAAATATTTAAAGTGTTAGAAGGAATTCTATATATaggaaatattttatttaataatgatgaaaataaagaagaagcCAAAATCTTAGAAGTTTCAGatgatgatttaaaaaaagctGCTTTTTTTCTTGACGTAAACGAAGAAAAATTAAGAGATTCGTTATGTTATAAAACCATTATCGCAAATGATGAGCATTATAAAAAGCCAATTAACTCAAATATAGCCAATGATATTCGAGATGCATTGGCTAGAGCTATATATGGATGCTTGTTTTTAAAAGTAGTAGAAAGAACTAATGAATCGATAGGATTcataaaagatattaatttattttgtgGAGTTCTTGATATATTTGGTTTTGAATCTTTTCCTGTAAATTCTTTTGAACAGTTATGTATCAATTATACTAATGAATGCTTACagcaattttttaataattttattttcaaatgtgaagaaaaattatatatagaaGAAGGAATTAAATGGAATCCTTTAGATTTCCCTGATAACAAAGATTGCGTAGATATTTTAGAATCGAAGCCTTTTGGTATATTTTCTATGTTAGATGAAGAATGTCACATACCTTCAGGTAAAGACAAAACATTTTGCAGCAAAATAACTACTAAGCAcactaataataaaagatttaaaGTAGTAAAAACAGATTCTTCTAGCTTCATTATAATACATTTTGCTGGTGAGGTCATGTATAATTCTGCAGGATTTCTTGAAAAAAACAAAGATCAGTTATCTACTGATgctcaaaatattttattgcaGAGTAAAAACCATTATGTAGCCACtctttttgaaaaatacTTAAGAAGAAATGTAGatagaagaaaatttattactGTATCAAGCGAATTTAGGGAACAATTAAATTCATTAATGAAAAGAATTAGGGAAACAGAGCCTCATTTCATTAGATGTATTAAGCCAAATTCTCAAAACTTGCCTGATGTATTTGATCGAATATCAGTCAATGAGCAATTAAAATATGGAGGAGTTCTGCAAGCGATCAAAGTTAGTAGAGCAGGATATCCTGTCCGTTTATCTCATGCAGATTGTGTAAATGattataaaattcttttaaataaagaagataaaaaagaatttgaaAAGTATAATGATAAATCATGGCCTCAAAAAGCTAGTTTTGTCTTAAATAAATTGTATCACAGCCAAGTTATGCAAGAATATGTTAACaatttaaaaacattaaaggaaaaaaaagatgaagaaaatagtttttatggaaaatatactaaaaaaaataattcaaaaatagAACAAActaatgaaaaaaacaaaGATCAAATAAGCAAAGAAATAAATCATATTGATATTGATAATAGTAATATTAGAAATAAtgacatatataaaaaacaaaataatgaaaCAGAATTAATTTGGTCAGTAGGtaaaaatttatgtttttttaaaagtgatgcttttaatattttatcaaCATTAAGAAGTGATTTTCGATGTGCACAAGCCattattattcaaaaaaattataaatgttttgcacaaaaaaaattatataatctAATGAAAGTCAAAATTGTCATATTACAAAAATGGTTCAGGTATTTATTAGTTCGCGTAAGgaatgaaaaaatgaaaatggaAAAAGCTAAGGAACTTATATGTTTCTCAATATATGGCTATATtgttagaaaaaaatatttgcaTACAAGAAAATGTGCTGTTCTAATACAATCACATATAAGGAGATATCTcactttaaaattttataaagaatacaaagaaaattattatgcTAGCAAAATACAAGCATCATGGAAATCCTATAAAGAAAGattattttatcaaaatttaaaagtaGCTACTAGAAAAATTCAGTTAAAATGGAAAAGTGCATTAGCAAGAAGACAATTAAGAAGACTCAAAGAAGAAGCAAAGGAAGTAGGGTCCCTATTATCAAAAAATCAAGTTTTAAtgaaagaattaaaaaaagaaagaaatgataaaatagaaatagaAAACAAATTACTAAAAGCTTCCGCTAAAATTGATAAATTAacgaaaaaaatacaaaatctagaaaaaataaacaaaagtaacgaaaaaataattaaagatTTATTAGATAAAATATCCATTTTATCAAATAAAGAACTTAATGATTCATCAAAAACAGTatcaaaaaatgaatatgaaaGAAGTAAGACTTCAGAAAAAGGAATCATAGCAAGAGAAGAACATTACAATTCTATAGAAACTATATCGGCTAATAATAGTTCGATAAgcaaagaagaaaaattaaagttattaaacaaaataaaaaagctagaattagaaaataaagaatatataaaacaaaataccTCTTTAAATGATCGTTACAATAAGTTACTAAATTTACTTTCCCattttaaagataaaaataatactatGTCAGGTagattttattataattcatatataaataagtttaataaaacatatacttccctatataataatacattTTCAGATTCTAAAATAGATAACAATCAttcagaaaataaaaatgtatatagaAGGAATGATAGTTTAGTAGATATACTTATATGTGGTCCTAAAAAAGTAGGAAAAACAAGTTTGTTAGAAGATTTATTTGTTAGATTAGGAGATGAAATCAACTTAAATTTATTacgaaaaaataaaaaaaatcaatcCGAGGAATCAAATTCTATGAACTATAATacttatttaataaatcataaatctattaaaataaaaattgttgATTGTGGTTATTCATCTAATAGAAATGTAGAAGaatctctttttaattatataaagaattcCATATGTATAATTATTGTTTTTGATTCAACTAATAAAGATTCTATAAATCCTGCTTTGCACTTGCTACAAGAAGCATCCTTAattaatgttaaaaaaacaacaaaattatatttattggaaaatatatttaacgaaaaaattaatttaaacgTAAATACAAATGACGTTTCCTATGCTTTAAGAATAGCAAAAACATGTAATGCATATTATGTGAAAACACTAGACATATATGATATTGTAAATGACTATGCAAATGAAATAACATTGCATTCAAACTATTTTTTAGATAACTTcaataaagagaaaaatttGAAGGAAGATACTTATAATAGCATGAATAAAAGTAATTCCTTAGTTGATGATTCCGTTAGATTAAGTGATGCATTTTCCTCGATTGATAAgcataatgatataaaaaataaaaaggatgATTTAACTCTGCATAAAAATAGTATGTACTCAGTTGTAAATACATTAAAAGCATTTTGTGGAATtcaaaataagaaaaatcaGAATGTGCAATTATTAAGAGAATCATTgcctttaaataattatgtatataataataaaaaatataatacagAATTAGGTAAGGGACTGCAACCCGTTTATGAAATAACTTTAAAAGGTAATGTTCCTATTACTTATTTAGTTATCGGCCAAGattcaataaataaaaattatacattATTAGCAGTTGGTTGCAAAGATggaatcatttatatttataaatgctTTCGAACCAAATTAGAAATGAACAAcgattatttttatcaaaatgatgataattataattttccaaaaaatgataatatgaGTGATCAATTAAACAATGATTCAGCTAATGACGATAATTCCTTATCttctaaattattatcaaaattatCTGGTCATAAAAAAGCTATAACATGCatagttttttctttttcagaGGATAAAATTATATCCTCTTCTATTGATAGAACTATAAAAATATGGGAAGTATCTACAGGATTTCTATTAAAAGTATTTTCTGACTCATCAGCAACACTATcagttttattatttccaACAAActtagatatatttttatgttccAATTGTACTTCTTTATTAAGAATTGTAAATTTAAATAGCGGCCAGGTATATCAGAAAATCAAAGTGGAAAGTGAAATTAGGGCTTTAGAAATGGATGATACATGCTTAAATATATTTGCTGGATCAAAAAACGGAACTATATATGTATTAGAAGTGATTTATAATGAACGAGTAGAAATTAAATTtcgttttcttttttcattatcacCTATAACATGTATAAAATTTGTTCCAAGGCGTTCTGTTAAAGCTTCTCCTTGTATAATTGTCAATTCATGTGATAATCACATCGGAATAATAGAATGTATATATGGAAATAAAGGAATATTAACAACTTTATCAGTTAAACATAGAATAAGAATAAACCATGCATTACTTCCTATTAGAAATTGTTATTCGAAATATGGAGGTGGTTGGTTAATGTCTGGTTCTGAGGatggaaatatatatatttgttcaTTGTTACCTCAATCAAATTATAAgctaatttttttgaaacaTCATAAG gcACCTGTTATGGCCGTGGTCGTAAATGACATTGATACGTTAATGATTTCTGGAGATTCTAAAGGAAATATTGTCTTTTGGAGAAGATCCTttgtataa